The Aquila chrysaetos chrysaetos chromosome 16, bAquChr1.4, whole genome shotgun sequence genome has a segment encoding these proteins:
- the C16H1orf94 gene encoding uncharacterized protein C1orf94 homolog, translating into MLPGRNRFSAPTVTFEGQFPLGPFPRHIWIHNNTPQDSLDEACHEIWKRVQRLSEELQPLPLVPPLQHAPCSDLSGTLQRDTVDYQSNSYLLDEPEGLESIYRAMIGNREREMKLRALCDAQLSAKSVITSLLCSAKSHKNSKGLADGIMTGTRSMEGRKLEEPLLLKYRDTAEGADNQVMAEETKVVKEFIQDSMFSSAKSSTAVSSTTADSQATGQKQQLPPFAKICSKTDSDAVPKNSVTTATLDKKSVKYNASTSGFSTTSSTTALNQPMWQSLNFPPSSIFPNHSNFPQFQGPYHQNARIPYQQALHPSFGCYSRQVAPYSPLQIFQPPYTPVLNYITLVQPGYPYQQMTLPTLSSNMQDLSPMAGDGIQHPFSPSYSSTPGRAVTTNLNYFSSESYVKF; encoded by the exons ATGCTCCCTGGTAGGAATAGATTTTCAGCTCCAACAGTAACATTTGAGGGTCAGTTCCCACTGGGACCCTTCCCCAGGCACATCTGGATCCACAACAACACTCCCCAAGATAGCTTGGACGAGGCCTGCCATGAGATCTGGAAGCGCGTTCAACGACtctctgaagagctgcagcccctACCGCTGGTGCCACCGCTGCAGCATGCTCCCTGCTCAGACCTCTCAGGGACCCTTCAAAGAGACACTGTCGACTACCAGAGCAA CAGCTACTTACTAGATGAACCAGAGGGGCTCGAAAGTATATACAGAGCAATGATTGGAAACAGAGAAAGGGAGATGAAATTAAGAGCTCTCTGTGATGCTCAGCTTTCTGCTAAATCCGTTATCACCAGCCTTCTGTGTTCAGCAAAATCCCACAAGAATTCCAAGGGGCTGGCAGATGGCATCATGACAGGCACTCGCAGCATGGAGGGCAGAAAGCTAGAGGAGCCACTTCTACTGAAATACAGAGACACTGCCGAAGGTGCAGACAATCAGGTAATGGCTGAGGAAACAAAGGTAGTGAAGGAGTTCATACAGGACAGCATGTTCAGCTCTGCCAAGAGTAGTACAGCTGTGTCATCAACAACAGCAGATAGTCAAGCCAcaggacagaagcagcagctcccaccatTTGCCAAGATTTGCTCCAAAACTGATTCTGATGCAGTCCCAAAGAATTCAG taacTACTGCAACACTGGATAAAAAAAGCGTTAAATACAATGCGAGTACTTCAGGCTTTTCTACTACTTCATCGACAACAGCATTAAATCAGCCAATGTGGCAGAGTCTGAACTTCCCTCCATCTTCCATCTTTCCCAACCACTCAAACTTTCCACAGTTTCAG GGTCCGTATCATCAGAACGCAAGGATCCCATATCAGCAAGCTTTGCACCCTTCCTTTGGATGCTATTCAAGACAG gtAGCTCCATACAGCCCACTGCAGATTTTCCAGCCACCTTACACTCCAGTGTTGAACTACATCACTCTGGTTCAGCCTGGTTATCCATACCAACAGATGACCCTGCCAACACTATCCAGCAACATGCAGGATCTATCACCAATGGCAGGTGATGGGATCCAGCATCCGTTTTCTCCTTCCTACAG TTCTACACCTGGAAGAGCTGTGACAACTAACCTCAACTACTTTTCCAGCGAGAGCTATGTAAAATTTTAA